The proteins below come from a single Mercenaria mercenaria strain notata chromosome 3, MADL_Memer_1, whole genome shotgun sequence genomic window:
- the LOC123525300 gene encoding uncharacterized protein LOC123525300, translated as MPILYVIYFVIISHFLNVYIYTRAQHIAHNAIQDKASVINISYNKCSATKMCVHGICNEKLGTCVCYYGWRGDVCDRLVRNNHLFRPRKITRNEPYKTRHNVVTTRHRRLMNPDRYVIDLLMAFFPKLKGYFQRILELGAVSKQTINTFYISPVATSKFAMEVKAKTHARKRTTTTELPEIDTASAISEIKSTSEEVIEELESGVCSDSYKISPLSERMCTPGLVCKYGTCSSEHKGTYIAFDCSCDKGASGLLCEHKCCLDCGNNGRCDIFADGKPYCRCRRGYSGDNCERSESEIKLVNPHLSSTNIQVMRFLPAGGAAIGIALIIFLGIMIWKHLRSRPFTPSSES; from the exons ATGCCAATACTTTACGTAATATATTTTGTGATAATTTCACATTTTCTTAATGTGTATATTTACACTAGAGCTCAGCATATTGCGCACAATGCAATACAAGACAAAGCAAGTGTCATAAATATATCGTATAACAAATGTTCCGCAACAAAGATGTGCGTACACGGGATTTGCAACGAGAAACTTGGCACGTGCGTTTGTTACTATGGTTGGAGAGGAGATGTATGCGACAGATTAGTGAGAAATAACCATTTATTTAGACCGCGAAAAATAACACGAAACGAACCATATAAAACTAGACATAATGTGGTTACAACACGACATCGGAGATTGATGAATCCTGACAGATATGTAATAGATCTTCTCATGGCTTTCTTTCCAAAACTGAAAGGATATTTCCAACGAATTTTGGAGTTAGGAGCGGTTAGTAAACAAACtataaacactttttatatttCACCGGTAGCAACATCAAAATTCGCTATGGAGGTAAAAGCAAAGACACACGCTAGAAAGAGAACAACTACCACAGAATTACCAGAAATTGACACGGCTAGCGCAATCAGTGAAATCAAATCTACGAGTGAAGAAGTTATAGAGGAACTGGAAAGTGGCGTGTGTTCCGACAGCTATAAAATTAGCCCATTATCGGAAAGAATGTGCACACCTGGACTTGTATGTAAATATGGAACTTGTTCAAGTGAACATAAGGGAACATATATAGCTTTTGACTGCTCTTGTGATAAGGGTGCTAGTGGTTTACTATGTGAACATAAATGTTGTTTAGACTGTGGAAATAATGGACGATGTGACATTTTTGCTGATGGCAAACCGTATTGTCGGTGCCGGAGGGGATATTCAGGGGACAATTGTGAGCGTTCAGAGTCGGAAATTAAACTAGTAAATCCTCATTTATCCTCTACCA ACATACAGGTGATGAGGTTCTTACCTGCAGGTGGCGCTGCTATAGGTATCGCTTTGATTATCTTCCTGGGCATAATGATCTGGAAACACTTGAGAAGTCGACCCTTTACCCCAAGTTCGGAAAGTTAA